In Candidatus Atribacteria bacterium, one DNA window encodes the following:
- a CDS encoding winged helix-turn-helix transcriptional regulator, translating into MPTQKHLDTLLEIKDNPSLSQRSLAHKLNISLGLTNAILQNLIHRGWIKAQKLTGRKILYLITPEGMANVSRLMYSRFQETLHYYHYTRDLLTAYLIKLYQQGEKTINIYGTSQLAEITYYAGIGTPLKLNAIISDDPSKGKFLGRKTISITNFLSQCSSDNSLSIKNIVILSTNNPEKLTKEINKYKNISKNIKIINIESILKNL; encoded by the coding sequence ATGCCAACTCAAAAACATCTTGATACACTCTTGGAGATAAAAGATAACCCATCTCTAAGTCAGCGCTCTTTAGCCCACAAGCTAAACATCTCGCTGGGTCTTACCAATGCTATCTTGCAAAACTTAATTCATCGGGGTTGGATTAAAGCCCAAAAATTAACCGGCCGTAAAATTCTCTATCTCATCACCCCCGAAGGCATGGCAAATGTCAGCCGACTGATGTATAGCCGTTTCCAGGAAACACTCCACTATTATCATTATACCAGGGATTTACTTACTGCTTACCTAATAAAACTCTACCAGCAAGGAGAAAAAACCATCAATATTTATGGCACCAGTCAGCTTGCTGAAATCACTTACTATGCCGGGATAGGCACTCCCTTAAAACTAAATGCTATTATAAGCGATGACCCATCCAAAGGAAAATTCTTAGGTCGTAAGACTATTTCAATAACCAATTTTCTATCTCAATGTTCAAGCGATAATAGTCTTTCTATCAAAAATATAGTCATACTTTCTACCAACAACCCGGAGAAATTAACTAAAGAAATAAATAAATATAAAAATATATCCAAAAATATTAAAATAATCAATATAGAATCCATCCTAAAGAATCTATAG